GGCCAAAACTCTTACTTTCATGCCCTTGTTTTTCTCTATGCTTAAGATAGTCCTTAGTGGCATTGGTTGTATGTTTGAGATTGTTGGGTCCTGCTGGTTTCcgccagttctttgctgatggcagAACTGGACATCATCTGATGTGGAAAAGAAGTAAGCATGATGCGTCTTTCATCCACTGCATTAAGCTTCCTTGGCCGAACGCTTTGTCTGTGGTCCTTAAAATTGCAtgtcacatttttctttttcaacacAGATGTGAACAGTTTATCTTGAAACCCAAGTCTGCTTTTAAATCTTTGCCTGGGTAAGACCTTGCTGATATAGTAAGCATCTTGTCTTGTTGCTGTACCCTATTGCCATAGTGTATGACCTGTGACCTGAAACTGTCTTCCAAAACCTCACCTTACTAGCAGAATTTGTCTGTTCCCCATCCATGTTTAAGCCTCCAGCTCcagtttctgtttcagttaatgaccGTTTCTACTTACATATGAAATTTTATCATTTGCACCTGCTTGGAATAATTGGTTAATTATACACCTGAATCTAAGTCCTTGACACTGTATACAAAGTGTGCAAAAATTTAGAATTGAACGCCAAAGGATATTTGGAGTTATCTTCTGAtaatttactttccattttgttagctgataacatttttaatttttgaaagtactttttttttttttccaacatttcTTCAAAACTGCCTAAAACCACTGCACagcactgtttacacaaacacaatgaaaaCAATTAGCCTATTCACCTAATTTCATGAACACAAGTGCAGGAAAGGTTTAAAAAGGTTTAGAGCACTTATTCTTGTTGGACTATAAAATACTAAAACAAGGATTTTAAGCATGTGTAAACAAAAATGGCTTGGTATGGTCATGTGTTAGTgaaatttaatgttttgttgaaAGTGCAAACATACTGCTTTATATCGGATTTATATTGCTTGCCTGTTGACATAGCTAGTAAAATATGATTTGCTCTGTTTGGCCATCtatcaattaaatgaaaaattaaattacTAATAAATGTCCCTTGGGGCATTGTCGTTTAATCTGCTCTAGAAtagctattttttttcccttccttcaAATATGTAACAGATATcgatttaaattaaatacatttatttaacaacgCCTAGTGGTGCACTCAATATCAGCAGCCCAGCATGAAATATTCCTACATGTTCTCTTTAGAATGGAGAGAACCTTTTTGGTCTGCTGAGCTGCCTGATGTCCTAATTGTGTAAATATAGTTATAGCTATAGTGAATATGTTTGGACATTTATGTGCAAGTCTAGCTAActgcactcttctctttctcaGATGGCCTTATGCAGAAGGTGAATGGGAGTAATATATCCCAACACTGCAGGTTTGCGTGCGTGAGTGCAAACAGAACCCCTTCCTGTTCGCTCTCTGTCACAGACGCAATGCTCTAGCAATTTACCTCTGTGCTTGAATAAGACACAGTATTTATTTTGAGGAATGGCAAGATCATTTACACAGATCATTGATCTTTAGAACATCTGTTCGtgcattcgtttttttttttatcctagtTAATGGGAATGTGAGGTCTTACCTCACAGCCAGGCTTGCTGCAATCTGTTCTGTAAAGACCGATTTCAAGTGAATGTAGCATATTTCATTGCTATCTGGTTATGTTTAagggtttgggttttttttgtcttattaaaacAGACATGTTTACATGATGAGTAGTCTGGATTGGAATAATTAGCTGTTTTTGATCTGTCCATCTTTTTGATGTAATATCAGCACTCTCCTGCACTCACTTATGCAGTAAATGCAATGTATGAATGTTGAGCTTGATGAAAACAGAGGTGAAGTTTCAGTTTTTGCTCATCACTGACAGCGATTTTGTTTCCCCACTTTAAATTCTAAAATTAGTCCACTAATTAGTCCTGCTTTCCCTGCTCTAAAATGTCTCATTACAATTTTTTCTTCTGGGTTAATTCTTAGCTTAAAAATGACTTATTAATTTCAATGTGAAGTAGTGTATGCATTCAGTCATAGAAAACCCCTgattatacagtatctcacaaaagtgactACACCcgtcacatttcagcaaccattctatttcttttcaatggacaatactatagaatgAAACGTATGTTTAGAAGtaatcaatgtgcagcttgtatagcagtataaatTTACAGTCTACTGAAAAttctcaacatacagccattatttttaaaatattggcaacaaaagtgagtttACCCCAAGTGAACATGTCGAAACTGTGTCCAGTGTGTCAGTATTTTTTatgagcaccactgttatccagcatagccttaatcctcctgggcatgaaattcaccagagctacacaagttgttgctgggatcctcttctattcctccataatgacatcactgagCTGCTAGATGTTAGACACACGGTGCTGCTttaccttccgcttgaggatgccccacagatGCTCAATAGGATCcgggtctggagacatacttagccacaccatcacctttagcttcctcagcaaggctgTTATCTTGCTGATGTGCTTAGTGatttcattactagagatttaaagcacttttgtacgttgctctggataagggcgtctgctaaatgcagcaaatgtaaatgtagtgatgtttaaatgttggaaaactgccgtttggcccagtttctagAAGGTCGTCATGATGTTCTGCTTCTGAATGGCACAGTGCATGTTGAAATACATGTTTCCATAAATGAACTACTGTGCCCCATTACCAgcaacactaccaccaccatgcttgactgtaggcaagaaaATTTTTTTCTCGGTATTGTTCACCCGGCTGTTGACACACATTCTGGGCACCATCTGAGCTAAAAAAGTTTAAGTCTTCTCAAACAAcaagacatggttccagtaattcatgctcttggacaggttctCTTCTGCAAACGATTTACAGGCTTTAGAGGCTTTCTTCTGGGACAATGGCCATGCAGTCCGGCTTGTTGCAATGTGCGGTGTATGGTCTGGGCAGTGACAAAGTGGactttctgcttctgcaacctctaaagcaaagtttaaaagtttttttgaaGCCATCTTCAAGAACTCTGCTtcaacctctgtatgaccctggccactgtattgtaactcagtttcatGGTGTTACAGATCTTTTTATAGCCTAGACCATCTTTCTGGAGAGCAAgtaattctaattctcaaatcctcagagttgtttgccatgaggtgtcatgttgaacatccagtggtcagtatgagagaattgtattcaaagcaccaaattttaactgctctaatacaagatacacaaatttttGTTCCTctgaagcagacaaaaacatgaatatgatgAGTAGGGCATGTGGTTACATGgcgtacagctgttattacttagtgtactcacttttgttggcagctatcttaacaataatggctgtatgttgagttattttcagaggagaaGGGAGACGGGACAACTAAAATGGTTGTTGAAATgtgaagggtgtactcacttttgagatactgtatagaaaaaaaaaacatgttggcTGAAGCTGCTGGTGTCAATAAAGAACCTGTGTGCTTGTGTGATCAGGAACTGGACGTGAAGGCTGGCGGTGGATGTGTTATGACTATTGGTGAGATGCTGCGCTCCTTCCTCATGAAGCTTGAATGGTTCTCCACGCTGTTTCCACGTATCCCAGTACCTGTGCAGAAGACCATTGACCAGCAGATGAAAAATCGACCACGCAAACCACCGCAAAAAGAAGgcaaagaggaggaggaggaggaggaggaggaggatggagacTGGCACCGCTCAAGGTACATTGCAGGATTCTTAGCAGCCTAGCCCAAAACAAATGTTGGCAGATTTAGATTTTCTCATTAAAGCATGGTTAAGCAGTGTTGAGCATTGTGTATGTCTATAGACCGGTTAGCAGCCATTAATAAATGTAAGGAAGTGATTTCTTTGGTCCTTGAACATTTCTGGTTAGCTAACGCTCACAATAAAAACATTGGACAGAGACTGTAATATACAGTGATATTCcgacagtttatttattcttgcaAGTAAAAATGTCAACTGGGCCATGTTGTTCATGCTCTCTCAGACCAGGAACTAACTTGCTGTCGGAAAAAGTGTTGCCCATGATTCCAAAGCCCTGATCTGGTGGTTTTATATGCAGATCTGATCAAATGTTGTAGTACGTTATTTCTAACCTTAAATAGAATTCAGTTAGcattgtgatttattattagcataGACATACAGACATACCCGGCCATGCAAGTGCAATGTGCACTAATAACCAAATCTTTTACCTTGGCATCGAACCAATCTTGTTCGTTGTATTGGTATTGCATCAACGGTGTTTCACTGTGCACTTTTGTTTGAGAAATtcaatacagactactgccttTTGTATGTGactcaaataaacacatttttgttgttaCTCTTGCTTTGTCTCTCTAGTGAAAAGCTGTGTGGGACTACTTTCTACGAGttaatttcaatttatttgGACTTGAATGTCATTTCCCTGTATGAGTGCCACCTTGTAATACAATCACTGTCCTGTTATAGCCCTCAGCTGTAGTCATGGGTTTGTGGCTGTAATTGTAGAAGACACCCAAAAATTGAgtgtgagaactaacatgaggaCTTTAATGTAAGATTgggtaatgtcctttctacagttttataGTGTCATTAgtgattatggaaccaggagctactgagcaactcaatagctcaacatttgcgatcatcatagatccaacaccagcttctccatgccagagcctttaaacactcagaggtccaatgtccaaactccacataaagcggaatccaaatggcgctgatacgtctctagatggtccAGGATGTTTGCGGgatcggcatctacttcttttaaaggtccacaatcttcgtGAGGTGGGACGTAACTGGGGCTGGCGCAGCCTCAGGATGCCTCttgatggaaagagaaagagaagcagtggagaggaattagtgtagctgctgtttataatattaacaagcacaagttgataatgtgcatgtgatcagatgtactggggcacaaggttatgatatgtgacgtgttatgtgtaggccttgCTAAAACCCTGCTAAATCTTTAATCTttacttaaactgggagagtgtgtctgggCTCCGAACACtatcaggaagactattccaatgTTTAGGAGCTagatgtgagaatgctctaccacctttaatGCTATTCTAGGAACCATAAGAAGTTCGGAGTTTcgagatctcaaggagcgtgacTGGCTGTAGCGTGTTGGAAGACTGAATAGATACATGGAAACCATTTAGGACTTTGTAAGTAGggagcagtagtttgtagtcaagtcgaaacttaacaggtagccactgtagggatgataagattggggactattacaatagtccagtctggaggtcatgagtacatggacgagcttctctgcatcagatgaagacatgtttcttagcttcaCAATATTTCTAATCAAAATGTCCATCAATTAAAGTGACTGATTAGCCCCaaataaagtacagatgttcCGAtaggatttttgttttattcacatTCCACTGGAAAAACCATGGGCTGCAAAGTGTTTACAAAGCAGGTATGGGATCTCATTCTTGAAAAATATCCATTGAGTggattacaatttttttttttccaagacaTTGAACATATACCATGTGAAATAGCGTGTTATGGCCTAATGAGTCCAAAGTTGAACCTTTTGGTCATTATAGCAAAAGATAAGTGTAACAAATCCCACTGGTTAGACACTAGAAGAAAGATagacaggcaaaagttcaccaagcagagctttatttactttaattttaaccCAGGGGCTTTCCTTCATGTATTCACGGTGGGACTCCCCCATACACTCTCTAATCGGCCCGGCttcctcacactctctctttagAGCCAGTCCGAGTTTTCCTTCGCCGACCGTTCCGCTTGTCTCTCTGCTTTGTGGCTCTCTCCCTGAGGTTggagcacactgattagtctcatgagctgcaggtgttttttaCCGCTCTTTCTATCcagctccgccctccactcgctcACCGCTGGCACAATAAGTTTTGGTGCAAAAACACAGCACATCATTACAAGTACACATTCCCTTTGtggctggtttttttttttttcttcatctggaCTGGTGCTGTGATCAGGGTAGAGGGAATATTGAATAGGTTGAAAAACTTTAGGCTTCTGCTTAAGATGAAGAGGATTTTCAATCTTCTCAAGAATCACACCTCCAAACCTGACCAGACCTGGTCAGAGTCCTGATCTAATGAATAAATGACCTGAAGAGGAGATACCCAGCCAATATGATGGTTTAAATGCTTTTCCAGAATACATCAATATGTGCCAAATTGATTAATGCTTACTCCCAATGACTGAAtgctgtaataaaatgtaaaggcACTTCAACTAAGcattagtttagagtgtgtgcaCTTAAACAACTAGGatattatacctttttttttttcctaaaatgatTAAGGTTTTTCATTGTAATACAAATGTTCTATTTTCATAATAAAGGTGTAaaagtttgacatttttgtttttattccctAGGTCCCCGAGGAGAACCCCAAGTCCACGTAGATCCCCAAACCGCTCACGCAGCCGCAGTCACAATCAAGAACGGCGTGGTGCCAGCTTTGATCGCGagcttgagagagagagggaccgCCAGCGTAAAGATAGAGACAGGGAAAGGGACAAAGTGGACAGGGACAGGGTttcagacagagaaagagatcgTGAGCGTGATCGTCGGCATTCCCGGACCCCTGATCGTGCCTCGGAATGGCGAAAGAGCCGtgaaaagagaaatgagagaaaagagCGGGATGGACAGAACGAAAGAGAGCGAAGCCGTCGGAAGGACTGGGAGCACAAGGAGCGCACCAGTGGTGGAGATCGAGAAAGAGATCGCTCGAAAGATAAGAGGGCCAAAGGAGAAGGAGATGAACGGCGTCATAAggatgagagagaagagaagaggaaccGGGATGAGCGTAAGAACAAGCGGTCAAGCCAAAGCAGAAGTAGAGAGAGGAGGCACAAAGGGGAACGTTCACGAAAGAAAAGTTCTCGGTCACGCTCCAGGAGTCGCCAGGAACCAGAGGAGAAGAGCAAAAAGCGTGAGGGCAGCCACAGCAAGGAGCACAAACATAGTCACAGCCAAGAACGCAGTCATCGCAGAGATGCGAGCAACGGGAAGGACCATATGAGAACAGACATTGAAGGGACTCCATGAGCTTACTTTCTTTACATTTGTCTTCCCTGTCTTGTCTGGGGAGGGTTTCATGTCCCCCCCCGTCCCCCCACCTTTACCCTGCTAAGTCACTTGGTGTAGATTTCACTGAATCTTTCTGTTCCATCACAAGTTAAGCCATTATGgacataaaaatgctttttaaatatttcttttgttttgagGCAAACTTCTAAAATGTTTGTACATATAATTCTGGAGAATGTTTTAAATCATACAGATGAACACGTATGAAGTAAAATAGGCAGCACGTGGCAGCATAGACCTGTTAAATTTGTGCTGTGTTGCATCTTGTTTCTTAATAAAAtcctgaagaaaaagaagctaAATGTTACTCCGTGGTTATCAATGGTCCAAACAATCAGGGTGCTTGCTGAAACCTACTTAGAATTTAAGCATTTTCTTTGGAGACCAAGCAAATGGTGTTTTCATtaggatgtttttttctttctattatgtttctCTGTTAAAACTGATTGGAACTTACTGATTGTAGGTCATACAGTCATGAAAATTCAGCGCATACGTCCTTCGGCTGTTCTCAAGAGAGATGTTTGAACTTAATTAGGGCGCTTTAGTGatgcatattacattttaatgcaaaactgttcatggcagtTGCAGCTCTATtctaaatccatcttcatggttctggagaataacactacacacaatctTGCACCAAGTGGTCTTTAGGTAAGGAGAATGCTATCCAAATAGGCCATAAGGTAGGATCACATATCTCAGGATCATGTGTAGCTTGTGGGGGGTGTtggatgatggagagagagaaaaacagaaggtAACACATGAGGAAGCTTTGGAAGATAAGCCTGCCACAGCACCAGCAACCTTATGTGAATTCATGAGAGTGAGGGGATAACAATCAAtacatcccagttcaccaaaatgCATTCCAATTTGGCTCCTTTACCTACAAAATCTCTTTTTTCAAAAGGCTGGACTAAACAAACTATGGAGAACTAACTCCGTAGTTCTCACCTGGATGCCTCGACTAAATTCAGGATCTAAAGCCATAGCCATGGTGATTTGTAAGAAAAAGCTTTGCCTCCTGATTTAGTCCTCTCTAATTGAGGTACCAAATAGCCTGCATCTTTtgattaaagtgtgtgtagCAGATCataattgttaaaatgtttgCATGAGTAATTTGTAATTTGGCATGAGACCATTCACTGCTTTATAAATAAGTAGTAGAATTTCATAATCAATTTAAACATTGACTGGAAGCAAGGTCATGTCATATTTTCTGGTTCAGGTAGGGActtttgctgctgcattctggactaatcTTATTAGATATTTCTAAGATGAAAGAAAgcttttctatttatattatcTACATGTGCCTCAAAGGGAAGACTAACCAGCCACTCGGGGGAGctatttatcttaaaaaaacaacaacaagcatATCTCTTGAAAAGTACTTTATGGTCTGACAGTGGAAATCATGTATGGTTTAATGtggtttctttcattttaaaaatgtgctctCTTGTACAGCAAACTTTTGCAATCTAGTTCTAGGATTTTTGGCCGAAGTTCACAAGTGTGTCAGATTACCCTGCAAAGTGTACCCTGCATTATTTTCAATAatgttgaaaaatatatatttcagtatATATAATCAGTCAGTTAAAATGGGGAGCTGAAATAATCAAATAGCTGTAATTCATAACTGGATGATATTGATATGAGCCCAAATTGAAAGATTGGGTTTCTAGGGGCCTGCAAAGCTTTAGGCATGGGTATATTAGTTATACCTATATAGTTAGTTTCAAGCAGTTGTctctaaagaaaagaaaaattgtgcTTGGTGTACTTCACCAACATATAGAGTTATTGTAACCAAGCTGATCTATAatctataaagaaataaaggtgTGATCGATGTAAATGGATTACTGCTAAGGCATTCGTGAAGAATACGGATAACAATGCAGACATTTTCACAGCTACAGAAAGATTGAAAAACTGTCATTGCTTATTTGTCCAGTATGCtgcttttttcttcattctggtGTCTGATGTGAACATTTACTTGAATCTGCTTTATTGATGATTACATGATTATCTTTAGATCAGAATACTTaattgatcccacagggaaattgttaAAATTCAATATTCAATATGAGCATTTGTACAGGTGTTTATATTAACACGGATGGTGAGTGTATATTTAGAACACTTCTTGTcaaatattctaaataaaagcttcttttgAGCCCCTGCTAAAATgatcttttaaaaatctgttttgcCTTATAGACAATCTGCATAATGAGTATTGAAAGTTTGTCAGTAATTAAATTACTGCTAGAGTGTTGTTTCCTGTAATGACCCATTAACCACTTAACATgaaaaatctaatggaacaaaGTGTTCTAAATATGTAGTTAAATTCAACCATTTATTCTGTCCTACCACACGTTTAATATTCTTTGCCCAAAAGCCTGCTATTAGAATGTATGAAATTATGTTGCATGATAATGTATGTTACCAGAAATAAATGCTAAagctattataataattttgcaATCAGGGAAACAGATAGCAAAAAAGGACTAATGTCTGTCTATCGAGTACTATTTAGTATTAAGTACTATTAATCATTTTTAACTTTGAGCTTATGCACAGAAATAACGTACTTCAAAACTTCAAAATGCACTCCTATTATTTAGAATTGCTCAAGTGATGAAATGCAAATCAATGATTGTAatatacagtaccagtcaaCTGTATATTCAGTGGGgatttattgttaattttatcatttttaacattatacattaataatgaaggcatccaaactatgaaagaacacaaaaatttgttttagatttcagattgtccaaagtagctacatttagctttgatgacagATTGGCACACTCATGTAAGTATTTTAGAATTACCAGACTTAGAAACTGACAATTTACAGAGGATCAGATTAGAGCCCACATAAATGCATCTCAGAGTTTGAGTGTTTGACGTATTTCTGTTACATTCTCTGTTCTGAGGAGACTGCATGTGTCAGTCTTTCATGATCTGAGCAAACAAACACAAGGAACATTaaatcagtggaaaactgtcttTTGTTCTGATTAGTCTAAATTTGAGATTTTGTTTTGGTGCTTTGTTAGATGTAGAGAGGGTCAACAGACAGTTCCTGAATGTGTAGTAACCACTGTGAATGTAATGGAGTGCTGCATTAGaagacctggcctccacaatcaccctATCTAAATCCAGTTGACATTGATTAAGTGTGAAGggaaagcagccaacaagtactcaacacctttgggaactgcttcaagattgttggaaaactaCTCCAGGTGACTACGTTATGAATCTGCTGAGAGCATGTAGAGTATGCAAAACTGTAATCAAagctaaatatattttacaatctaaaatataaaacattctaaGTTGTCtaactttttgtttactacataatgtaatacatgttctttcatagtttggatgtcatcagtattaatgtacaatgtcgaaaataataaaaataaagaaaacgactgaaggagaaggtgtgtccaaactttttaaTGCTGGTGTACATATGATTGTAATTGATGATTAatgatttcatttaataaatttttttttttaattaataa
The genomic region above belongs to Silurus meridionalis isolate SWU-2019-XX chromosome 20, ASM1480568v1, whole genome shotgun sequence and contains:
- the prpf38b gene encoding pre-mRNA-splicing factor 38B isoform X2, which translates into the protein MAGNPQQQAVQLYELKTYHEVVDEIYFKVTHVEPWEKGSRKTAGQTGMCGGVRGVGTGGIVSTAFCLLYKLFTLKLTRKQVMGLITHTDSPYIRALGFMYIRYTQPPADLIEWFEPFLDDEEELDVKAGGGCVMTIGEMLRSFLMKLEWFSTLFPRIPVPVQKTIDQQMKNRPRKPPQKEGKEEEEEEEEEDGDWHRSRSPRRTPSPRRSPNRSRSRSHNQERRGASFDRELERERDRQRKDRDRERDKVDRDRVSDRERDRERDRRHSRTPDRASEWRKSREKRNERKERDGQNERERSRRKDWEHKERTSGGDRERDRSKDKRAKGEGDERRHKDEREEKRNRDERKNKRSSQSRSRERRHKGERSRKKSSRSRSRSRQEPEEKSKKREGSHSKEHKHSHSQERSHRRDASNGKDHMRTDIEGTP
- the prpf38b gene encoding pre-mRNA-splicing factor 38B isoform X1, with the translated sequence MAGNPQQQAVSKPPSGKHGNVLPLWGNEKTMNLNPMILTNVLSSPYFKVQLYELKTYHEVVDEIYFKVTHVEPWEKGSRKTAGQTGMCGGVRGVGTGGIVSTAFCLLYKLFTLKLTRKQVMGLITHTDSPYIRALGFMYIRYTQPPADLIEWFEPFLDDEEELDVKAGGGCVMTIGEMLRSFLMKLEWFSTLFPRIPVPVQKTIDQQMKNRPRKPPQKEGKEEEEEEEEEDGDWHRSRSPRRTPSPRRSPNRSRSRSHNQERRGASFDRELERERDRQRKDRDRERDKVDRDRVSDRERDRERDRRHSRTPDRASEWRKSREKRNERKERDGQNERERSRRKDWEHKERTSGGDRERDRSKDKRAKGEGDERRHKDEREEKRNRDERKNKRSSQSRSRERRHKGERSRKKSSRSRSRSRQEPEEKSKKREGSHSKEHKHSHSQERSHRRDASNGKDHMRTDIEGTP